In Parasphingorhabdus halotolerans, a single window of DNA contains:
- a CDS encoding phasin family protein: protein MATTKTTATKRVVKNTKAANTKAANTAKKTAEKLGSRFEKLTATAQERAKLAADRAVKVSKTAVEFNRENIETLIETGKITVKGVQEIGKTNMKYTRENFVEASRALQGLFSVATPKDFIEKQTDYVRSGLDRIMDQTSNNADAVVKLAGKAYQPIADRLGEIQKDMKKAA from the coding sequence ATGGCAACCACCAAAACAACCGCGACCAAACGCGTCGTGAAAAACACCAAAGCAGCTAATACCAAAGCCGCTAACACTGCCAAGAAGACTGCTGAAAAGCTCGGCAGCCGCTTTGAAAAACTGACTGCAACTGCTCAGGAACGTGCCAAATTGGCTGCTGACCGCGCTGTTAAAGTGTCCAAAACTGCGGTCGAATTCAACCGCGAAAACATCGAGACTCTGATCGAAACCGGCAAAATCACTGTCAAAGGTGTTCAGGAAATCGGCAAAACCAACATGAAATACACCCGCGAGAACTTCGTAGAAGCAAGCCGCGCGCTGCAGGGTCTTTTCAGCGTTGCTACGCCTAAGGATTTCATTGAAAAGCAGACCGACTATGTTCGTAGCGGTCTTGACCGGATTATGGACCAGACTTCTAACAATGCCGATGCTGTTGTGAAGCTGGCTGGCAAAGCCTATCAGCCAATCGCTGATCGTCTTGGTGAAATCCAGAAAGATATGAAAAAAGCCGCTTAA
- the clpS gene encoding ATP-dependent Clp protease adapter ClpS, producing MAGDGDDGDDKDAGKGGGDEDDIDLGVATKTRAKTKKPNPYKVLLLNDDYTPMEFVVLVLKRFFKMDIDEATRVMLHVHQKGVGVCGTFSYEVAETKVTQVMDFARKNQHPLQCTLEKA from the coding sequence ATGGCCGGTGATGGCGATGATGGCGACGATAAGGATGCTGGCAAAGGCGGCGGCGATGAGGATGATATTGATCTTGGTGTCGCTACAAAAACCAGGGCAAAAACCAAAAAGCCCAATCCCTATAAAGTCCTGCTGCTCAACGATGACTATACGCCGATGGAGTTTGTCGTTCTGGTACTAAAGCGGTTTTTCAAGATGGACATTGATGAAGCCACGCGGGTGATGCTGCATGTTCATCAAAAAGGAGTCGGTGTCTGTGGCACGTTCAGTTACGAAGTCGCCGAAACCAAAGTAACGCAAGTGATGGATTTTGCCCGCAAAAACCAGCACCCTCTGCAATGTACGCTTGAGAAAGCCTAA
- a CDS encoding DsbA family oxidoreductase, producing the protein MTETPVITVDIVSDVVCPWCIIGYKKLEKAMRQFEGRAQFAIAWHAFELNPGMPPEGQDINEHMAQKYGATPEQSKVNRERLRNAGNDLDFEFKYSENMRMVNTFDAHRLLHWAGEMGKQTALKLALFSAHFTDGKNVSDQDTLVAIAGSVGLDEDRARDLLSTDLYAEEVRAVEAEWQDRFITGVPAFIFNKKFMVPGAQDSDTFANIIENKLLARQAA; encoded by the coding sequence ATGACCGAGACACCCGTAATAACCGTGGATATTGTTTCGGACGTCGTCTGCCCGTGGTGCATAATCGGCTACAAGAAGCTGGAAAAGGCCATGCGCCAATTTGAAGGGCGCGCGCAATTCGCGATTGCCTGGCATGCCTTTGAGCTCAACCCCGGGATGCCGCCGGAGGGGCAGGATATCAACGAGCATATGGCGCAAAAATATGGCGCGACGCCCGAGCAGAGCAAGGTCAATCGCGAGCGATTGCGTAACGCCGGTAACGATCTCGATTTCGAGTTTAAATATTCAGAGAATATGCGGATGGTAAACACATTTGATGCACACCGGTTGCTGCATTGGGCCGGCGAGATGGGGAAACAAACAGCCCTAAAGCTCGCTCTGTTTTCTGCACATTTCACTGATGGTAAAAATGTGAGCGATCAGGATACTCTGGTGGCGATTGCCGGATCAGTTGGTCTTGATGAAGACCGCGCCCGCGACTTGCTAAGCACAGATTTATATGCCGAAGAAGTTCGTGCCGTGGAAGCGGAATGGCAAGATCGCTTCATTACCGGCGTTCCGGCATTTATTTTCAACAAGAAGTTCATGGTTCCAGGCGCGCAGGATAGCGATACTTTTGCCAATATTATCGAGAATAAACTGCTTGCCAGACAAGCGGCCTAG
- a CDS encoding DUF1295 domain-containing protein produces MNDLAIWAALGTNFALLVAIMIVLWLISVKIRDVSFIDAFWAYGMAIMAGTSIMQVAEPGMLAWIIWALTALWGIRLGTHLLLRWRKEGVDPRYEKIIGKATNKQGMSFAKAAFFKAWAVQIPLLFLVCLPAQLGIFLADDAEPNAFAVIGILIAIIGILFESISDAQLKAFKANPENNGKVLDTGLWRYTRHPNYFGDFCAWWGIWLVAAQVGWPVWVAVIGPIFLSFTLMKWSGAPLLEKGMQKSRPKYADYVAKTSGFFPMPPKS; encoded by the coding sequence GTGAATGACTTGGCAATCTGGGCTGCGCTGGGAACAAATTTCGCGCTGCTAGTCGCGATTATGATCGTTTTGTGGCTGATCTCGGTAAAAATTCGGGATGTGTCGTTCATCGATGCGTTCTGGGCCTATGGCATGGCGATCATGGCCGGCACATCGATCATGCAGGTAGCGGAGCCTGGAATGCTGGCCTGGATAATTTGGGCTCTGACGGCTCTATGGGGCATCCGGCTTGGCACCCACTTGCTGTTGCGGTGGCGCAAAGAAGGCGTAGATCCGCGCTATGAAAAAATCATTGGCAAAGCGACGAACAAGCAGGGGATGAGTTTTGCCAAGGCTGCTTTTTTCAAAGCATGGGCGGTGCAAATCCCGCTGCTCTTTTTGGTTTGTTTACCGGCGCAACTGGGCATTTTTCTGGCCGATGATGCCGAGCCAAATGCTTTTGCGGTGATAGGGATCTTAATCGCCATCATCGGCATCCTTTTCGAATCAATCAGCGATGCCCAGCTCAAAGCGTTTAAGGCGAACCCGGAAAACAATGGCAAAGTGCTTGATACCGGTCTGTGGCGATATACGCGCCACCCCAATTACTTCGGTGACTTTTGTGCATGGTGGGGAATCTGGCTGGTTGCAGCGCAGGTTGGATGGCCGGTTTGGGTGGCTGTGATCGGGCCGATATTCCTCAGCTTCACGCTGATGAAATGGAGCGGCGCACCGTTGCTGGAAAAAGGTATGCAAAAAAGCCGACCGAAATATGCGGACTATGTTGCAAAGACTTCCGGGTTTTTCCCTATGCCGCCAAAGTCATGA
- a CDS encoding lysophospholipid acyltransferase family protein: MHKEIKPNWLSEIVRRFSVFMYTVNGWKAVQDNPPPRKAVIIAAPHTSNWDFIYYFGLLNQLKIKSYWIGKNTLFKWPWGGMMLRLGGVPVDRSKSNNMVDAMVAEFNKRDDFLLTIPPEGTRGSVKQWRTGFYYIALKAKVPLIIGMMDYAKKTGGLGPSFMPSGDYKADMQRLSDFYHSVTPKYPGKAMKDIVTTDLNPQVKEVKTGE, translated from the coding sequence GTGCATAAAGAAATCAAACCGAACTGGCTGTCGGAGATTGTCCGCCGGTTTTCAGTGTTCATGTATACGGTGAATGGCTGGAAAGCGGTTCAGGATAATCCGCCGCCCAGAAAAGCGGTGATCATTGCGGCACCACATACCAGCAATTGGGATTTTATCTATTATTTCGGCCTGCTGAATCAGCTTAAAATCAAGTCCTACTGGATTGGCAAAAATACCCTGTTCAAATGGCCGTGGGGAGGCATGATGCTGCGGTTGGGCGGCGTTCCTGTCGACCGCTCAAAGTCGAATAATATGGTCGATGCAATGGTCGCAGAATTCAACAAGCGCGATGATTTTCTGCTTACTATTCCGCCGGAAGGCACGCGCGGTAGCGTCAAACAGTGGCGCACTGGCTTTTACTATATAGCGCTTAAGGCCAAGGTTCCATTGATTATCGGGATGATGGATTACGCCAAAAAAACCGGCGGACTTGGTCCCAGCTTTATGCCATCTGGCGATTATAAGGCCGATATGCAGCGGTTAAGCGATTTCTATCATAGCGTGACCCCGAAATATCCGGGCAAAGCGATGAAGGACATAGTGACCACAGACCTAAATCCACAGGTCAAAGAAGTAAAAACGGGTGAATGA